From Streptomyces asiaticus, one genomic window encodes:
- a CDS encoding MMPL family transporter, with protein sequence MADTGRLERPRGIAARAGSWSARHRWAAVGGWVLLVILALAVGSMTGRVDVTESEQVPGESGRVSKILDEAGIDDAAGETVLIQAKGGEAKGGQTGGGQAKGGGLTADDPAFRKAVDAVMAGVRDTGQVTALRSPYDTKTISADRRSALMQFEMRGDAEKAADHIQPVLDAVDKARDGHQDLRIEEFGDASGQKAFDDAFGDDFTQAEYSALPVALGILLIVFGALVAALLPVLLAMTAFLATTGLVAMVSHWVHMSDTANSVMLLVGLAVGVDYCLFYLRREREERAAGRDAQTALRVAAATSGRAILVSGVTVIVAMAGMLFTGIAEFKAMGLATLMVVAVAMVGSVTVLPALLSLLGERVEKGRVPFLGRAKRRGGAESRIWRAVLRPVLRRPKLSLALAGGALIALAVPAVGMNTANLTMDQEFGDRLPVVNAYNHIDEAFPGGSDPARVVVKADDIDAAPVRDALARFRTEAVAKGASKGPVEVTVHHKQNLAVVEVPLIGGSDEGKAEKSLDVLRNEVRPATLGTVDGVDAPIGGSTASSKDFNDKLGSAVTPVFAFVVVFAFLLMLMSFRSLTIAVTSIVLNLLSVGAAYGILTAVFQHGWGAGLVGAEGVGAIVSWLPLFLFVILFGLSMDYHVFVVSRIREARLAGRTTKDAVVHGVVTTAGVVTSAAVIMVAVFSIFGTLSMQSMKQMGVGLAAAVLIDATVIRGVLLPAVMSLLGERNWYLPKWLGWLPDLAHDEPAPAQRPTVLVGASPRPEADERPRHARV encoded by the coding sequence GTGGCGGACACAGGCCGCTTGGAGAGGCCGCGCGGGATAGCGGCACGCGCGGGCAGTTGGAGCGCCCGTCACCGGTGGGCGGCAGTCGGGGGCTGGGTGCTGCTGGTCATCCTCGCCCTGGCCGTCGGCTCGATGACGGGCCGGGTCGATGTGACGGAGAGCGAGCAGGTTCCCGGCGAGTCCGGGCGCGTCTCGAAGATTCTCGACGAGGCGGGCATCGACGACGCGGCCGGGGAAACCGTGCTGATCCAGGCGAAGGGCGGCGAGGCGAAGGGCGGCCAGACGGGGGGCGGTCAGGCGAAGGGCGGCGGGCTCACCGCGGACGACCCGGCCTTCCGCAAGGCGGTCGACGCGGTGATGGCCGGCGTACGCGACACCGGCCAGGTGACCGCCCTCCGCTCCCCGTACGACACGAAGACCATCTCCGCCGACCGGCGCTCCGCGCTGATGCAGTTCGAGATGCGCGGCGACGCGGAGAAGGCGGCCGACCACATCCAGCCGGTCCTGGACGCGGTGGACAAGGCCAGGGACGGCCACCAGGACCTGCGGATCGAGGAGTTCGGCGACGCCAGCGGCCAGAAGGCGTTCGACGACGCGTTCGGCGACGACTTCACCCAGGCCGAGTACTCCGCGCTGCCGGTGGCGCTCGGCATCCTGCTGATCGTCTTCGGCGCGCTGGTGGCCGCGCTGCTGCCGGTGCTGCTCGCGATGACCGCGTTCCTGGCCACCACCGGTCTGGTGGCGATGGTCAGCCACTGGGTGCACATGAGCGACACCGCCAACTCCGTGATGCTGCTGGTGGGCCTCGCCGTCGGCGTCGACTACTGCCTGTTCTACCTGCGCCGGGAGCGTGAGGAGCGCGCCGCGGGACGGGACGCGCAGACCGCGCTGCGGGTGGCGGCGGCCACCTCCGGCCGCGCCATCCTGGTCTCCGGCGTCACGGTGATCGTGGCGATGGCGGGCATGCTCTTCACCGGCATCGCGGAGTTCAAGGCGATGGGGCTCGCCACGCTGATGGTGGTGGCGGTGGCGATGGTCGGCTCGGTGACGGTGCTGCCCGCGCTGCTCTCGCTGCTCGGTGAGCGGGTGGAGAAGGGCCGGGTGCCGTTCCTGGGCCGCGCCAAGCGGCGCGGCGGCGCCGAGAGCCGGATCTGGCGCGCCGTCCTCCGCCCGGTGCTGCGCCGCCCCAAGCTGTCGCTGGCCCTGGCCGGTGGCGCGCTGATCGCGCTGGCCGTCCCCGCTGTGGGGATGAACACCGCGAACCTCACCATGGACCAGGAGTTCGGCGACCGGCTGCCGGTCGTGAACGCGTACAACCACATCGACGAGGCGTTCCCGGGCGGCTCCGACCCGGCCAGGGTCGTGGTGAAGGCGGACGACATCGACGCGGCGCCGGTGCGCGACGCCCTCGCCCGCTTCCGTACCGAGGCCGTGGCGAAGGGCGCCTCCAAGGGCCCGGTCGAGGTGACCGTCCACCACAAGCAGAACCTGGCCGTGGTGGAGGTGCCGCTGATCGGCGGCTCGGACGAGGGCAAGGCCGAGAAGAGCCTGGACGTGCTACGGAACGAGGTGCGCCCGGCGACCCTCGGAACGGTGGACGGCGTGGACGCCCCCATCGGCGGCTCGACCGCCTCCTCCAAGGACTTCAACGACAAGCTCGGCTCGGCCGTCACCCCGGTCTTCGCCTTCGTGGTGGTCTTCGCCTTCCTGCTGATGCTGATGTCCTTCCGGTCGCTCACCATCGCCGTGACCTCCATCGTGCTCAACCTGCTGTCGGTGGGCGCCGCGTACGGCATCCTCACCGCGGTCTTCCAGCACGGCTGGGGCGCGGGGCTGGTCGGCGCGGAGGGCGTGGGCGCGATCGTGTCCTGGCTGCCGCTGTTCCTCTTCGTGATCCTGTTCGGGCTGAGCATGGACTACCACGTCTTCGTGGTCTCCCGGATCCGCGAGGCGCGCCTGGCCGGGCGCACCACCAAGGACGCGGTGGTGCACGGCGTGGTGACGACGGCGGGTGTGGTCACCAGCGCCGCCGTCATCATGGTCGCGGTCTTCTCCATCTTCGGAACGCTGTCGATGCAGTCCATGAAGCAGATGGGCGTGGGCCTCGCGGCCGCGGTCCTCATCGACGCCACCGTCATCCGCGGGGTGCTGCTCCCGGCCGTGATGTCGCTGCTGGGCGAGCGCAACTGGTACCTGCCGAAGTGGCTGGGGTGGCTCCCGGACCTCGCCCACGACGAGCCCGCCCCGGCCCAGCGGCCCACCGTCCTGGTGGGTGCATCCCCGAGGCCGGAAGCGGACGAACGGCCCCGGCACGCGAGGGTGTGA
- a CDS encoding right-handed parallel beta-helix repeat-containing protein: MRKFAVAGLVAAVSTASLVTATPASAAPTSVYVSTTGSNAASGTKSRPVRTIGEALKRVRNNTNLTTVRIFGGTYRPGASFSLGKAYKQKSITFTRVGGSTAPVIKGTNGARHLDYFLKVAADGPRIHMKRLIIQYYRAGGVLLKNDRNTFTGTQFSFIGNAYAGTGDGYAGIHMNAGSSYNIVDNVSFLYLKNVANECPGCMHGVYIADQSHHNTVKNSTFQGITGDPVRLRRSSSDNLIDHNQFRRSGTNAMVSYWVHAKDGSFHCGARNTVTNNTYSTMSDETKPGIIVTSGADEGMTSCPAAIPTVTGNTRA, encoded by the coding sequence ATGCGGAAGTTCGCGGTCGCCGGCCTCGTGGCCGCCGTCAGCACGGCAAGCCTCGTCACCGCCACCCCCGCCAGCGCGGCGCCCACCAGCGTCTACGTGAGCACCACAGGAAGCAATGCGGCCTCCGGCACGAAGAGCCGGCCGGTACGCACCATCGGGGAGGCGTTGAAGCGCGTCAGGAACAACACGAACCTGACCACGGTGCGGATCTTCGGGGGCACCTACCGGCCCGGGGCGAGCTTCTCGCTGGGCAAGGCGTACAAGCAGAAGTCGATCACCTTCACGCGGGTGGGCGGCAGCACCGCGCCGGTGATCAAGGGGACTAACGGGGCAAGACACCTCGACTACTTCCTCAAGGTCGCAGCCGACGGGCCGCGCATCCACATGAAGCGGCTGATCATCCAGTACTACCGGGCCGGCGGCGTGCTGTTGAAGAACGACCGGAACACCTTCACCGGAACTCAGTTCAGTTTCATCGGCAACGCCTACGCCGGCACCGGAGACGGATACGCCGGGATCCACATGAACGCAGGCTCGTCGTACAACATCGTGGACAACGTCTCCTTCCTCTACCTGAAGAACGTCGCCAACGAATGCCCTGGCTGCATGCACGGCGTCTACATCGCCGACCAAAGCCACCACAACACCGTGAAGAACAGCACCTTCCAGGGCATCACCGGTGACCCGGTGCGCCTGCGGCGCAGCAGCAGCGACAACCTCATCGACCACAACCAGTTCCGCCGGTCAGGAACGAACGCCATGGTCTCGTACTGGGTGCACGCCAAGGACGGGAGCTTCCACTGCGGCGCCCGGAACACGGTCACGAACAACACCTACAGCACCATGTCCGACGAGACGAAACCCGGCATCATCGTCACGAGTGGCGCAGACGAAGGCATGACCTCTTGCCCCGCCGCGATCCCCACGGTGACCGGGAACACAAGGGCCTGA
- the erm gene encoding ErmE/ErmH/ErmO/ErmR family 23S rRNA (adenine(2058)-N(6))-methyltransferase yields MARNRHHPHAPRGGEPRRNTEAPHNTEAPRTAPRRTERDRARRAYGQNFLVDPGAVARVVRAARPGPGDLLVEVGAGKGALTEALAPRCRELIGYEIDRHLIPALRERFARCPRVRIVHQDFLSAAPPREPFALVGNVPYARTAEIVAWALRAVPRLTSATLLTQAEYARKRTGDYGRWSLLTVRSWPEVEWRLCGRVARAAFRPVPAVDGGILRLTRRPQPLLTDPAARSVYADLVELGFTGVGGSLHASLRRVCPARALDRAFRAAGLGRDVVVAYVTPEQWLVLAQELTEVVAGMRSSAVSKELMVRVKSRVDNSNL; encoded by the coding sequence GTGGCCCGCAATCGACACCATCCCCATGCCCCGCGCGGTGGCGAACCGCGCCGCAACACCGAAGCACCCCACAACACCGAAGCGCCCCGAACGGCGCCGCGCCGCACCGAACGCGACCGCGCGAGGCGTGCGTACGGGCAGAACTTCCTCGTCGACCCGGGCGCCGTCGCCCGCGTCGTACGCGCCGCCCGCCCCGGGCCCGGCGATCTCCTGGTGGAGGTCGGCGCGGGCAAGGGGGCGCTCACCGAGGCGCTGGCCCCGCGCTGCCGTGAGCTGATCGGCTATGAGATCGACCGGCATCTGATCCCGGCGCTGCGGGAGCGGTTCGCCCGCTGTCCGCGGGTCCGGATCGTGCACCAGGACTTCCTGAGCGCGGCGCCGCCACGCGAACCGTTCGCCCTCGTCGGCAACGTGCCCTACGCCCGTACCGCCGAGATCGTGGCCTGGGCGCTACGGGCGGTGCCCCGGCTGACCTCCGCCACGCTGCTCACCCAGGCGGAGTACGCCCGTAAGCGCACCGGGGACTACGGCCGCTGGTCCCTGCTGACCGTACGGTCCTGGCCGGAGGTCGAATGGCGGCTGTGCGGGCGGGTGGCGCGGGCCGCGTTCCGGCCGGTGCCCGCCGTCGACGGCGGGATCCTGCGGCTGACGCGGCGGCCCCAGCCACTGCTCACCGACCCGGCGGCCCGGTCCGTCTACGCGGACCTGGTCGAGCTGGGCTTCACCGGGGTCGGCGGCTCGCTGCACGCGTCACTGCGCCGGGTCTGCCCCGCCCGCGCGCTCGACCGGGCGTTCCGGGCGGCCGGGCTGGGGCGGGACGTGGTGGTGGCGTATGTGACGCCGGAGCAGTGGCTGGTCCTCGCTCAGGAGTTGACCGAGGTGGTGGCCGGAATGCGCTCTTCGGCTGTCTCGAAGGAGTTGATGGTGCGGGTGAAGTCCCGGGTGGACAACAGCAACTTGTAG
- a CDS encoding CDP-alcohol phosphatidyltransferase family protein, producing MPRDIPPLAEVRRITEKKRDAWWTVMLVDPVATPLVRWIARYTRATPNQLTWGAFLVGLGSAACFAQGDWRWLLLGAVLYHVSFIFDCMDGKLARLTGTGSVFGAWLDFVFDRIRVLVCSVALMGGQYVRTDDVLYLWLALAVASLDALRYIDSLEIFKIRHGMRKQIKARMRAARKAENQAELAFMEDLLRENPEADLETDRDTVAPLEPAAPMEPVTALEPTAVPVPAPRRPAVVDLHQEFRRRFPWWVRCRNFLQRHRIRAHLISGIEFQMGVFIIGPAVDAVVATTVVSGVLLLVFELAIIYKLLLSTRDFTRTINSFETAEERIPATTSVNS from the coding sequence ATGCCCCGAGACATACCGCCACTCGCCGAGGTCCGCCGGATCACCGAGAAGAAGCGAGACGCGTGGTGGACCGTCATGCTCGTGGACCCGGTGGCCACACCGCTGGTCCGCTGGATCGCCAGGTACACCCGAGCCACCCCCAACCAGCTCACCTGGGGTGCGTTCCTGGTGGGCCTCGGCTCCGCCGCGTGCTTCGCCCAGGGCGACTGGAGATGGCTGTTGCTCGGGGCCGTGCTCTACCACGTGAGCTTCATCTTCGACTGCATGGACGGCAAGCTGGCCCGGCTGACCGGCACCGGCTCGGTCTTCGGGGCCTGGCTGGACTTCGTCTTCGACCGGATCCGGGTTCTGGTGTGCTCGGTCGCCCTGATGGGCGGCCAGTACGTGCGTACGGATGACGTCCTGTATCTGTGGCTGGCGCTGGCCGTCGCCTCCCTGGACGCGCTGCGCTACATCGACTCGCTGGAGATCTTCAAGATCCGGCACGGGATGCGCAAGCAGATCAAGGCCCGGATGCGGGCGGCCCGCAAGGCCGAGAACCAGGCCGAACTGGCCTTCATGGAGGACCTGCTGCGGGAGAACCCCGAGGCCGACCTGGAGACGGACCGCGACACGGTGGCTCCCTTGGAGCCCGCTGCTCCGATGGAGCCGGTGACGGCCCTGGAGCCCACGGCCGTCCCGGTACCGGCCCCGCGCCGTCCCGCCGTCGTCGATCTGCACCAGGAGTTCCGGCGCCGCTTCCCGTGGTGGGTCCGGTGCCGGAACTTCCTCCAGCGCCACCGCATCCGCGCTCATCTCATCAGCGGTATCGAGTTCCAGATGGGCGTGTTCATCATCGGCCCGGCCGTCGACGCGGTGGTGGCGACGACCGTCGTATCGGGTGTGCTGCTGCTCGTCTTCGAGCTGGCCATCATCTACAAGTTGCTGTTGTCCACCCGGGACTTCACCCGCACCATCAACTCCTTCGAGACAGCCGAAGAGCGCATTCCGGCCACCACCTCGGTCAACTCCTGA